A genome region from Crossiella equi includes the following:
- a CDS encoding ABC transporter substrate-binding protein has product MSGTGTGEVDFTPPPTRARRRRRLRNGLVLALTVLAVGYLTTTAVTRMLDACGSAGSGVSEVDGECVGTTDGTYVFHPDLAEVQGKIAAENEWVLAQNRPYVSLALLSPLTWNERSALTGGKILRLLQGSYTGQRRANRSSLAGDPQPLVRLLLANAGSGLRRWSPVVEALAERVGGADHLVAVTGLGVSVEQTREAATRLSELGLPMVGALITANGLDHEHIPGLIRTNAANSDYVEALRLFLENRPHLAEGLLVYDANLPDLYTRTLKESMEDVFGKSGARLKHLPQTFRGASQPSEATPAMFDGITKNICAVHPQLVFYAGRELDLASFVEALRHRVCRAEHLTILTGETGFGPAATSAPALRAANLTGVYAHSTDPERWRRGAPEAPHYPDFHAAFTEHFSAAGLDNGYAVMHHDAVVTAARAVRLAAEQARTKDGLPTPGDVLSQLLNLNNAYQVPAASGRLSFSARTKGNPGGKPVPVLQLPDPVAGPPTTPYETPTG; this is encoded by the coding sequence ATGAGCGGGACCGGCACCGGCGAGGTCGACTTCACTCCCCCGCCCACCCGCGCGCGGCGGCGCAGGCGACTGCGCAACGGGCTCGTGCTCGCGCTGACCGTCCTGGCGGTCGGCTACCTCACCACCACCGCGGTGACCCGGATGCTCGACGCCTGCGGCAGCGCGGGCTCCGGAGTGTCCGAAGTGGACGGCGAGTGCGTCGGGACCACCGACGGCACCTACGTCTTCCACCCCGACCTGGCCGAGGTGCAGGGGAAGATCGCGGCGGAGAACGAGTGGGTGCTGGCGCAGAACCGGCCGTACGTGAGCCTGGCGCTGCTGTCCCCGCTGACCTGGAACGAGCGCAGCGCGCTCACCGGCGGCAAGATCCTGCGCCTGCTCCAGGGCAGCTACACCGGCCAGCGGCGGGCCAACCGCAGCTCCCTGGCCGGGGACCCGCAGCCGCTGGTCCGGCTGCTGCTGGCCAACGCCGGGTCCGGGCTGCGGCGCTGGTCGCCGGTGGTCGAGGCGCTGGCCGAGCGGGTCGGCGGCGCCGACCACCTGGTCGCGGTGACCGGACTGGGCGTCAGCGTCGAGCAGACCCGGGAGGCGGCCACCCGCCTGTCCGAGCTGGGCCTGCCGATGGTCGGCGCGCTGATCACCGCCAACGGCCTGGACCACGAGCACATCCCGGGCCTGATCCGCACGAACGCGGCCAACTCCGACTACGTCGAGGCGCTGCGCCTGTTCCTGGAGAACCGTCCGCACCTGGCCGAGGGCCTGCTGGTCTACGACGCCAACCTGCCCGACCTGTACACGCGCACGCTGAAGGAGTCGATGGAGGACGTCTTCGGCAAGTCGGGCGCCCGCCTCAAACACCTGCCGCAGACCTTCCGGGGCGCCTCACAGCCTTCGGAGGCCACCCCGGCGATGTTCGACGGGATCACCAAGAACATCTGCGCGGTGCACCCGCAGCTGGTGTTCTACGCGGGCCGCGAGCTGGACCTGGCCAGCTTCGTCGAGGCGTTGCGGCACCGGGTCTGCCGCGCCGAACACCTCACCATCCTCACCGGCGAGACCGGCTTCGGCCCGGCCGCCACCAGCGCGCCCGCGCTCCGGGCGGCCAACCTGACCGGCGTGTACGCGCACTCCACCGACCCGGAGCGCTGGCGCCGGGGCGCGCCCGAGGCCCCGCACTACCCGGACTTCCACGCCGCGTTCACCGAGCACTTCAGCGCCGCCGGGCTGGACAACGGGTACGCGGTGATGCACCACGACGCGGTGGTCACCGCCGCCCGCGCCGTCCGGCTGGCCGCCGAGCAGGCCCGGACCAAGGACGGCCTGCCGACCCCGGGCGACGTGTTGAGCCAGCTGCTCAACCTCAACAACGCCTACCAGGTCCCGGCGGCCAGCGGACGGCTCAGCTTCAGCGCGCGCACCAAGGGCAACCCGGGTGGCAAGCCGGTGCCGGTGCTCCAGCTCCCGGACCCGGTGGCGGGCCCGCCCACCACCCCGTACGAGACACCGACCGGCTAG
- a CDS encoding oxidoreductase, translated as MPDTSNRRAVVTGGTKGIGAAITARLAADGYSVVAAARSAPREPLPDNVRFIAADLLTPAGVTAFAEQALAHLGGVDLVVDNAGGNSATAAGAEHITDEDWAYNLDLNLLAAVRLDRALLPGMRTRQHGVIVHISSICGVVPIPNISAYSTAKAALNAYSKALATEVAGSGIRVNRVSPGLVQTPALEEFAGVGPGAAIGGEAFEALQRHAGHIPAGRLGRPEEIAALVSYLASPEAAFVTGADFRVDGGTVLTA; from the coding sequence ATGCCTGACACCAGCAACCGCCGCGCCGTGGTCACCGGCGGTACCAAGGGCATCGGCGCGGCCATCACCGCCCGACTGGCCGCCGACGGCTACTCCGTGGTGGCCGCGGCCCGCTCCGCACCCCGGGAACCCCTGCCGGACAACGTGCGTTTCATCGCCGCCGACCTGCTCACCCCCGCCGGGGTGACCGCCTTCGCCGAGCAGGCGCTCGCCCACCTGGGCGGGGTGGACCTGGTGGTCGACAACGCGGGCGGGAACTCGGCGACCGCCGCCGGGGCCGAGCACATCACCGACGAGGACTGGGCGTACAACCTGGACCTCAACCTGCTGGCCGCGGTGCGCCTGGACCGGGCGCTGCTGCCGGGCATGCGGACGCGCCAGCACGGCGTGATCGTGCACATCAGCTCGATCTGCGGTGTGGTGCCGATCCCGAACATCTCCGCCTACAGCACCGCCAAGGCCGCGCTCAACGCCTACAGCAAGGCCCTGGCCACCGAGGTCGCGGGCAGCGGCATCCGCGTCAACCGGGTCTCCCCCGGACTGGTGCAGACCCCGGCCCTGGAGGAGTTCGCGGGCGTCGGACCCGGCGCCGCCATCGGTGGCGAGGCCTTCGAGGCGTTGCAGCGGCACGCGGGGCACATCCCGGCCGGACGCCTGGGCAGGCCCGAGGAGATCGCCGCCCTCGTCTCCTACCTGGCCTCGCCCGAGGCCGCGTTCGTCACCGGCGCGGACTTCCGGGTCGACGGCGGCACCGTCCTGACCGCCTGA
- a CDS encoding LysR family transcriptional regulator, translating to MAQPNLHNVDLNLLVSLHAILSECSVTRAAARLSVSQSTMSTSLSRLRRMLNDPLLTKNGRDMVLTPLARSMMEPVAEILAQVEHLVATPSEFDPRTSKRNFSVVTDDYTLMLLIKPLLEEIDELAPEIRLTIIPVQPGHLDLLTSGRADLVIWPQWLAPPEAAAFPAAELLTDEFVAAVAGDNPDVGETITLDELVTVPYIQVFGGMSPPDALATARASGMRNVVATTETFTSAAHMLPGTRLCTVLQRRLFARIGSMLDLRAVELDLPDTLPILTQTMYWHPRRTDDLAHRWLRSTLLRLASELSSPRATAQTG from the coding sequence ATGGCGCAACCGAACCTCCACAACGTGGACCTGAACCTCCTGGTGTCGTTGCACGCCATCCTCAGCGAGTGCAGCGTCACCAGGGCGGCGGCCCGCCTGTCGGTCAGCCAGTCCACCATGAGCACCTCGCTGAGCAGGCTGCGCCGCATGCTCAACGACCCGCTGCTGACCAAGAACGGCCGCGACATGGTGCTCACGCCCCTGGCGCGGTCCATGATGGAGCCGGTGGCCGAGATCCTGGCCCAGGTCGAACACCTGGTGGCCACCCCCTCGGAGTTCGACCCGCGCACCAGCAAGCGGAACTTCTCGGTGGTCACCGACGACTACACCCTGATGCTCCTGATCAAGCCGCTGCTGGAGGAGATCGACGAGCTGGCCCCGGAGATCCGGCTCACGATCATCCCCGTGCAACCGGGCCACCTGGACCTGCTGACCAGCGGCCGCGCCGACCTGGTCATCTGGCCCCAGTGGCTGGCCCCGCCCGAGGCCGCGGCCTTCCCCGCCGCCGAGCTGCTGACCGACGAGTTCGTGGCGGCGGTCGCGGGCGACAACCCGGACGTGGGCGAGACGATCACCCTGGACGAGCTCGTCACTGTCCCCTACATCCAGGTCTTCGGCGGCATGTCACCCCCGGACGCCCTGGCCACGGCGCGGGCCTCGGGCATGCGCAACGTGGTGGCGACCACGGAGACCTTCACCAGCGCCGCCCACATGCTGCCCGGCACGCGCCTGTGCACGGTCCTGCAGCGCAGGCTCTTCGCCCGCATCGGGTCGATGCTGGACCTGCGCGCGGTCGAGCTGGACCTGCCCGACACCCTGCCCATCCTCACCCAGACCATGTACTGGCACCCGCGCCGCACCGACGACCTGGCCCACCGGTGGCTCCGCAGCACCCTGTTGCGCCTGGCGAGCGAGCTCAGCTCGCCGCGCGCCACCGCGCAAACGGGGTAG
- a CDS encoding 3-deoxy-7-phosphoheptulonate synthase, with amino-acid sequence MTTSAPAPPAGRVDQVAALPSPRALAAQLPLTSGLAATVDRARREVTDVLDGRDPRLLVVVGPCSVHDPVAATEYAVRLRAEADRLGEDLLVVMRVYFEKPRTSLGWRGLINDPGLDGSGDVVTGLRLARALLLDITALGVPSAVEFLDPLSAKYIEDLVTWGAIGARTVESQPHRQLASGLAMPIGMKNRPDGRISPAVDALLAAAASHVFPGVDADGAPALLRTAGNPDCHVVLRGGDGRPNHSAADVAGALALLRAAGLPERVVVDCSHGNSRKDHRRQPIVADDVCEQLTDGQHGLRGVLLESFLVPGRQDVVPGRTLAYGQSITDSCLGWEDTVAVLERLATAAAKRRG; translated from the coding sequence GTGACCACCAGTGCGCCCGCTCCTCCCGCCGGTCGCGTCGACCAGGTCGCCGCGCTGCCGAGCCCGAGGGCGCTCGCGGCGCAGCTGCCCCTGACCTCCGGGCTCGCCGCCACCGTCGACCGGGCCCGCCGCGAGGTCACCGACGTGCTCGACGGCCGCGACCCGCGCCTGCTCGTGGTGGTCGGCCCGTGCTCGGTGCACGACCCGGTCGCGGCCACCGAGTACGCGGTGCGGCTGCGCGCCGAGGCCGACCGGCTGGGCGAGGACCTGCTGGTCGTGATGCGCGTGTACTTCGAGAAGCCGCGCACCTCGCTCGGCTGGCGGGGCCTGATCAACGACCCCGGCCTGGACGGCTCCGGCGACGTGGTCACCGGGCTGCGCCTGGCGCGCGCACTGCTGCTGGACATCACCGCGCTGGGCGTGCCCTCGGCGGTGGAGTTCCTGGACCCGTTGTCCGCCAAGTACATCGAGGACCTGGTGACCTGGGGCGCGATCGGCGCGCGCACGGTGGAGAGCCAGCCGCACCGCCAGCTGGCCTCGGGCCTGGCCATGCCGATCGGCATGAAGAACCGGCCGGACGGGCGGATCTCCCCCGCGGTGGACGCCCTGCTCGCGGCCGCGGCCTCACACGTCTTCCCCGGTGTGGACGCCGACGGCGCACCCGCCCTGCTGCGCACCGCGGGCAACCCGGACTGCCACGTGGTGCTGCGCGGCGGGGACGGCAGGCCCAACCACAGCGCCGCCGACGTGGCGGGCGCGCTGGCGCTGCTGCGTGCGGCCGGGCTGCCCGAACGGGTGGTGGTGGACTGCTCGCACGGCAACAGCCGCAAGGACCACCGGCGGCAGCCGATCGTGGCCGACGACGTGTGCGAGCAGCTGACCGACGGCCAGCACGGCCTGCGCGGCGTGCTGCTGGAGAGCTTCCTGGTACCGGGCAGACAGGACGTGGTCCCGGGCCGGACACTCGCTTATGGACAGTCCATCACGGACAGCTGCCTGGGCTGGGAGGACACGGTCGCCGTGCTGGAGCGGCTGGCCACGGCGGCGGCCAAGCGACGTGGTTGA
- a CDS encoding SMP-30/gluconolactonase/LRE family protein, producing MRRLLIPVLAALLALTPGTAAATPPPDVLPLPNGFSPEGITVHGRNAYTGSLVDGTIRRLDLLTGASTRFAPPPGPRKISVGLDVDHLGRLWVAGGGDSPSFPGVLAGFRVYDTRTGALLADVPTPFARLVNDVKATRDAVWFTDSLDPAALIRVPLARDGRIGTPHKVVLGGDWAPGGGGIEANGIAATPDGTRLLVAQTIAPGGGAALYLVPAGTSGTAEAHRIALQAPLPSADGLVLLGRTLHVVTFNGVVRVELSPGLTSGRVLGTTPVPGAAFPTTADVFGPRMYVVDGNITQIGNPAAEFKVVAIRTP from the coding sequence ATGCGACGCTTGCTGATCCCCGTCCTGGCCGCCCTGCTGGCCCTGACCCCCGGCACGGCCGCCGCGACCCCGCCGCCGGACGTGCTGCCCCTGCCGAACGGCTTCTCCCCCGAAGGCATCACCGTCCACGGCCGCAACGCCTACACCGGCTCCCTGGTCGACGGCACGATCCGGCGCCTGGACCTGCTCACGGGCGCCTCCACGCGGTTCGCCCCACCACCGGGCCCGCGCAAGATCTCGGTCGGCCTGGACGTGGACCACCTGGGCAGGCTGTGGGTGGCCGGTGGTGGCGACAGCCCGTCCTTCCCCGGGGTGCTCGCCGGCTTCCGGGTCTACGACACCAGGACCGGGGCACTGCTGGCCGACGTGCCCACGCCGTTCGCACGCCTGGTCAACGACGTGAAGGCGACCCGGGACGCGGTTTGGTTCACCGACAGCCTCGACCCGGCCGCCCTCATCCGGGTCCCGCTTGCCCGGGACGGCCGGATCGGCACCCCGCACAAGGTGGTGCTGGGCGGCGACTGGGCCCCGGGCGGAGGTGGCATCGAGGCCAACGGCATCGCGGCCACCCCGGACGGCACCCGGCTGCTGGTGGCCCAGACCATCGCCCCGGGCGGCGGTGCGGCGCTCTACCTCGTGCCCGCCGGGACCTCCGGTACCGCCGAGGCGCACCGGATCGCGCTCCAGGCCCCGCTGCCCTCGGCGGACGGGCTCGTGCTGCTCGGGCGCACGCTGCACGTGGTCACGTTCAACGGGGTGGTCCGGGTCGAGCTCTCCCCCGGCCTGACCTCCGGGCGCGTCCTCGGGACCACGCCGGTGCCGGGGGCGGCGTTCCCGACCACCGCGGACGTGTTCGGCCCCCGGATGTACGTGGTGGACGGCAACATCACCCAGATCGGCAACCCGGCGGCCGAGTTCAAGGTCGTGGCCATCCGAACACCCTGA
- a CDS encoding SDR family NAD(P)-dependent oxidoreductase — MKRLADKVVLATGAAGGLGFAGVRALAAEGARVVMMDLSPAVKDRAAELTGAGFDVVPHVGDVSVEADIADAVTLAKAAYGRLDVLWNNAALLSAEWMGRDLDVVQTGLDHFTRTFAVNTGSVFLGCKHAVPLLAESGGGSIINTSSIQSAGGDLHLVSYGTSKAAVEYLTRSVATSFGHLGIRCNAVTPGLIPPPAEPGAAPGAHRLEKATPAHMFLESQMLGTFGEQGDVANAVVFLASDESKFITGQVLHVDGGTTGHLPTLADRRRQLRS, encoded by the coding sequence ATGAAACGCTTGGCGGACAAAGTGGTCCTCGCCACCGGTGCGGCCGGTGGGCTGGGCTTCGCCGGGGTGCGGGCGCTGGCGGCTGAGGGCGCGCGCGTGGTCATGATGGACCTGTCCCCTGCGGTGAAGGACCGGGCGGCCGAGCTCACCGGGGCCGGGTTCGACGTGGTCCCGCACGTCGGCGACGTCAGCGTCGAGGCCGACATCGCGGACGCGGTCACCCTGGCCAAGGCGGCCTACGGACGGCTCGACGTGCTGTGGAACAACGCCGCCCTGCTCAGCGCGGAGTGGATGGGCCGGGACCTCGACGTCGTGCAGACCGGCCTGGACCACTTCACGCGCACCTTCGCGGTCAACACGGGAAGCGTTTTCCTGGGCTGCAAGCACGCGGTGCCGCTGCTCGCGGAGTCCGGCGGCGGCTCGATCATCAACACCTCGTCGATCCAGTCCGCGGGCGGAGACCTGCACCTGGTCTCCTACGGCACGAGCAAGGCGGCGGTGGAGTACCTGACCCGGTCGGTGGCGACCTCGTTCGGTCACCTGGGCATCCGCTGCAACGCCGTGACGCCCGGCCTGATCCCGCCGCCCGCCGAGCCCGGGGCCGCACCCGGCGCGCACCGGCTGGAGAAGGCCACCCCCGCGCACATGTTCCTGGAGTCACAGATGCTCGGCACGTTCGGCGAGCAGGGCGACGTGGCCAACGCGGTCGTGTTCCTGGCCTCGGACGAGTCGAAGTTCATCACCGGCCAGGTGCTCCACGTCGACGGCGGTACCACCGGGCACCTGCCGACCCTGGCCGACCGCCGCAGGCAGCTGCGGTCCTGA
- a CDS encoding discoidin domain-containing protein has product MSPARLWLRRLAALAVALGVAPLVLPVGAASGAACGGENVALRKPVTASSSENGGTPPSAAVDGDPGTRWSSAFSDPQWLQVDLGSAQRVCRVTVQWESAYARAFQVQVSDNGNSWQDLHTTATGTGGTQSLDVRGTGRYVRVHGTQRATQYGYSLWELVVHTEDGGGPTVPPTDPRNPDFGPNVFVFDPSTPQATIQTQLNTIAARQKTNQFGPERYAVLFKPGNYNADVDLRFYTQVAGLGLHPDDVNLNGHVRVEADWLQQGEDPNNLGNATQNFWRAAENLSVTLPANQIERWAVAQAAPYRRMHLRGQMHLWNGHDGWASGGLLADSKVDGVVVSGSQQQFLTRNSQLGDGWAGSVWNMVFVGSPGSPPPNFPNPSHTVIPTTPVVREKPFLHITSGGEYQVFVPSLRHNASGPSWASGQAPGSSISLSQFYVVKPGTPAATINTALAEGRHLLFAPGVHRLDDTIRVTRADTVVLGLGLATIVPTTGRTAISVGDVDGVKLAGLLVDAGPVSSPFLVDIGSPGNTTDRAANPVSVHDLFLRVGGAGVGKASVSLRVNSHDTLVDHIWAWRGDHGDGVGWDQNTGANGVVVNGADVTAYGLFAEHYQQHNVLWNGENGRTYFFQNELPYDPPNQAAWMNGAKLGWAGYKVADTVRQHEGWGLGVYCFNQANPSVVTANGFEVPRTPGVRLHNLVTVSLGGVGTINNIVNDVGGTANLATQQRYLTNYP; this is encoded by the coding sequence ATGAGCCCTGCTCGGTTGTGGTTGCGAAGACTCGCCGCGCTCGCGGTCGCCCTCGGCGTGGCGCCCCTGGTGCTGCCCGTCGGTGCGGCGTCGGGTGCCGCGTGCGGCGGCGAGAACGTGGCGCTGCGCAAGCCCGTCACCGCCTCCTCCAGTGAGAACGGCGGCACGCCCCCGTCCGCCGCGGTGGACGGCGATCCCGGCACGCGCTGGTCGAGCGCGTTCAGCGACCCCCAGTGGCTCCAGGTGGATCTCGGTTCCGCCCAACGGGTCTGCCGCGTCACCGTCCAGTGGGAATCGGCGTACGCGCGGGCCTTCCAGGTCCAGGTGTCCGACAACGGCAACTCCTGGCAGGACCTGCACACCACCGCCACCGGCACCGGCGGCACGCAGAGCCTGGACGTCCGCGGCACCGGCCGGTACGTGCGCGTGCACGGCACCCAGCGCGCCACGCAGTACGGCTACTCCCTCTGGGAGCTCGTCGTGCACACCGAGGACGGCGGCGGACCGACCGTGCCGCCCACCGACCCGCGCAACCCCGACTTCGGGCCCAACGTCTTCGTCTTCGACCCGAGCACCCCGCAGGCCACCATTCAGACGCAGCTCAACACCATCGCCGCGCGACAGAAGACCAACCAGTTCGGCCCCGAGCGCTACGCCGTGCTGTTCAAGCCCGGCAACTACAACGCCGATGTCGACCTGCGCTTCTACACCCAGGTCGCCGGGCTGGGGCTGCACCCCGACGACGTGAACCTCAACGGGCACGTGCGGGTGGAGGCCGACTGGCTCCAGCAGGGCGAGGACCCGAACAACCTCGGCAACGCCACGCAGAACTTCTGGCGCGCCGCGGAGAACCTGTCGGTCACCCTGCCCGCCAACCAGATCGAGCGCTGGGCGGTGGCCCAGGCCGCGCCGTACCGGCGGATGCACCTGCGCGGCCAGATGCACCTGTGGAACGGCCACGACGGCTGGGCCAGCGGTGGCCTGCTCGCCGACTCCAAGGTCGACGGCGTGGTGGTTTCCGGTTCGCAGCAGCAGTTCCTGACCCGCAACAGCCAGCTCGGCGACGGCTGGGCCGGATCGGTGTGGAACATGGTGTTCGTCGGCTCCCCCGGTTCGCCGCCGCCGAACTTCCCCAACCCCTCGCACACGGTCATCCCCACCACGCCGGTCGTGCGGGAGAAGCCGTTCCTGCACATCACCTCGGGCGGCGAGTACCAGGTGTTCGTGCCCTCGTTGCGGCACAACGCCTCCGGCCCCAGCTGGGCCTCCGGCCAGGCGCCGGGCAGCTCCATCTCGCTGAGCCAGTTCTACGTCGTCAAGCCCGGCACCCCGGCCGCCACGATCAACACCGCCCTGGCCGAGGGCAGGCACCTGCTGTTCGCCCCGGGCGTGCACCGCCTGGACGACACGATCCGGGTGACGCGCGCCGACACCGTGGTACTCGGGCTCGGCCTGGCCACGATCGTCCCGACCACGGGCCGCACCGCGATCTCGGTCGGGGACGTCGACGGGGTCAAGCTCGCGGGCCTGCTGGTCGACGCGGGCCCGGTGAGCTCCCCGTTCCTGGTCGACATCGGCAGCCCCGGCAACACCACCGACCGCGCGGCCAACCCGGTGTCCGTGCACGACCTGTTCCTGCGCGTCGGCGGGGCGGGCGTGGGCAAGGCCTCGGTGAGCCTGCGGGTGAACAGCCACGACACGCTCGTTGACCACATCTGGGCCTGGCGCGGCGACCACGGCGACGGCGTGGGCTGGGACCAGAACACCGGTGCCAACGGCGTGGTGGTCAACGGCGCGGACGTCACGGCCTACGGCCTCTTCGCCGAGCACTACCAACAGCACAACGTGCTGTGGAACGGTGAGAACGGCCGCACCTACTTCTTCCAGAACGAGCTGCCCTACGACCCGCCGAACCAGGCGGCCTGGATGAACGGCGCCAAGCTCGGCTGGGCGGGCTACAAGGTCGCCGACACCGTGCGCCAGCACGAGGGCTGGGGCCTGGGCGTGTACTGCTTCAACCAGGCCAACCCGTCCGTGGTCACGGCCAACGGCTTCGAGGTGCCCCGCACGCCGGGCGTGCGGCTGCACAACCTGGTCACCGTGTCCCTCGGCGGCGTCGGCACGATCAACAACATCGTCAACGACGTCGGCGGCACGGCCAACCTGGCCACGCAGCAGCGGTACCTGACCAACTACCCGTAG
- a CDS encoding SDR family NAD(P)-dependent oxidoreductase: protein MARLAGKVAIVTGAAGSLGFAGVRALAAEGARVVMTDLSPAVRARAEELRAQGLEVLPHVGDVTVEADVAGAVALATSSYGRLDVLWNNAGTMTAEWLLRDTDVLGVSREHFLRSLELNAGSVLLGCKHAVPAMLDSGGGSIINTSSVQGAGGDTALVAYGTGKAAVDYLTRSVATSFGHRGIRCNAIAPGLIPPSTNPPSTHQLEDIAPANVLLASQMLTEPGTPADIANTAVFLASDESRFITGQVLYVDGGVTGHLPTLSDRRRAAA, encoded by the coding sequence ATGGCACGACTGGCAGGCAAGGTCGCGATCGTCACCGGCGCGGCCGGATCACTGGGGTTCGCGGGTGTGCGCGCCCTGGCCGCCGAGGGCGCGCGGGTGGTCATGACCGACCTGTCCCCCGCCGTCCGGGCCCGCGCTGAGGAGCTGCGGGCGCAGGGTCTGGAGGTGCTGCCGCACGTCGGGGACGTCACCGTCGAGGCGGACGTGGCCGGGGCGGTGGCCCTGGCCACGAGCAGCTACGGGCGCCTGGACGTGCTGTGGAACAACGCGGGCACCATGACCGCGGAGTGGCTGCTGCGCGACACCGACGTGCTGGGTGTCAGCCGCGAGCACTTCCTGCGCTCGCTGGAGCTCAACGCGGGCAGCGTGCTGCTCGGCTGCAAGCACGCGGTGCCCGCCATGCTCGACTCCGGCGGCGGCTCGATCATCAACACCTCGTCGGTCCAGGGCGCGGGCGGGGACACCGCGCTGGTCGCCTACGGCACCGGCAAGGCCGCGGTGGACTACCTCACCAGGTCGGTGGCCACCTCCTTCGGGCACCGGGGCATCCGCTGCAACGCGATCGCGCCCGGCCTCATCCCGCCCAGCACCAACCCGCCGTCCACGCACCAGCTGGAGGACATCGCGCCCGCGAACGTCCTGCTGGCCTCCCAGATGCTCACCGAGCCCGGCACCCCGGCCGACATCGCCAACACGGCGGTGTTCCTGGCCTCGGACGAGTCGCGGTTCATCACCGGCCAGGTGCTCTATGTCGACGGCGGGGTCACCGGCCACCTGCCCACGCTCTCCGACCGCCGCCGCGCGGCCGCCTGA
- a CDS encoding MarR family winged helix-turn-helix transcriptional regulator: MAEARWLDEEEQRTWRMFLVSSRLLLDRLERDLKQGSRLSFSDYEILALLSEAPDRSIRMVDLAGRCAFDRSRLSHAVDRLVRDGWVRRVPSPTDGRGQYAQLTDEGFARLAEAAPGHVASVRELLIDRLTPAQRAALREISEVLVTGVVAESKLASLGWPES, encoded by the coding sequence ATGGCTGAGGCGCGGTGGCTGGATGAGGAGGAGCAGCGGACCTGGCGCATGTTCCTGGTGTCGAGCAGGCTGCTGCTCGACCGCCTGGAGCGCGACCTCAAGCAGGGCTCCCGGCTGTCCTTCTCCGACTACGAGATCCTGGCGCTGCTCTCCGAGGCGCCGGACCGGTCGATCCGCATGGTCGACCTGGCGGGCCGGTGCGCCTTCGACCGCAGCCGCCTCAGCCACGCCGTCGACCGGCTGGTGCGCGACGGCTGGGTGCGCCGGGTGCCCTCGCCCACCGACGGCCGGGGGCAGTACGCCCAGCTCACCGACGAGGGTTTCGCGCGGCTGGCCGAAGCCGCGCCGGGGCACGTGGCGAGCGTGCGCGAGCTGCTCATCGACCGGCTGACCCCGGCCCAGCGCGCCGCGCTGCGGGAGATCAGCGAGGTCCTGGTCACCGGGGTCGTGGCGGAGTCGAAGCTCGCCTCGCTGGGCTGGCCGGAGTCGTGA